Proteins from a genomic interval of Enterococcus faecium:
- the ftsE gene encoding cell division ATP-binding protein FtsE — MIEMKDVMKKYSNGTTAIRNLSIVIEQGEFVYVVGPSGAGKSTFIKLMYREEKASKGTLNVAGHDLIAIKNREVPYLRREIGVVFQDYKLLPRKTVYENVAYAMQVIGRKPRDIKKRVMEVLDLVGLKHKVRVFPSELSGGEQQRVSIARAIVNTPKVLIADEPTGNLDPENSWEIMKLLDRINAQGTTVVMATHNSTIVNTIRHRVIAIENGRIIRDQAEGEYGYDD, encoded by the coding sequence ATGATTGAAATGAAGGATGTAATGAAGAAGTACTCAAATGGTACGACCGCTATCCGCAATCTCTCGATTGTCATCGAACAAGGAGAGTTTGTCTATGTGGTTGGTCCGTCTGGAGCCGGTAAATCTACATTCATCAAATTGATGTATCGAGAAGAAAAAGCTTCAAAAGGAACTTTGAACGTCGCAGGTCATGATCTAATAGCAATCAAAAACCGCGAAGTTCCTTATCTACGCAGAGAAATCGGCGTGGTGTTCCAAGACTATAAATTATTACCAAGAAAAACAGTATATGAAAATGTTGCGTACGCTATGCAAGTTATCGGCAGAAAACCTCGAGATATCAAAAAACGAGTAATGGAAGTGCTGGACCTTGTTGGTTTGAAACACAAAGTTCGAGTCTTTCCTAGCGAATTATCCGGTGGGGAACAGCAACGTGTCTCTATTGCTCGGGCAATCGTGAATACGCCTAAAGTACTTATCGCGGATGAACCGACAGGAAATCTGGATCCAGAAAACTCATGGGAAATCATGAAATTATTAGATCGGATCAATGCCCAAGGAACTACTGTCGTGATGGCTACACATAACAGTACGATCGTAAATACGATTCGGCACCGAGTAATTGCTATCGAAAACGGCCGCATTATTCGAGATCAAGCGGAAGGGGAATATGGATACGATGATTAG
- the ftsX gene encoding permease-like cell division protein FtsX gives MIRTFFRHLLESIKSLKRNGWMTVASVSAVTITLTLVGVFMAVIMNATKLAQDIEGNVDVSVFVDIGTKDEEMKKLEKELNDLDHVKKVEFSSKEQELKKIQNEMGDSWKLFEGDNNPLYDVYVVSATDPSYTKQVAEEAADLKNVSRSDYGGASSDRIFQIAGAVRTWGLVAAALLLFVAMFLISNTIRITILSRQREIQIMRLVGAKNGYIRWPFFLEGGWIGLIGAILPILIITFGYAWFFQLINPSLLRSHYSLIHPQNIVWKINLLMVGIGVIIGSLGSIISMRRFLKF, from the coding sequence ATGATTAGAACCTTTTTCCGCCATTTATTAGAAAGTATCAAGAGTTTGAAACGTAACGGCTGGATGACAGTTGCTTCAGTCAGTGCGGTAACGATCACGTTGACTTTAGTCGGTGTATTCATGGCAGTTATCATGAATGCAACTAAATTAGCTCAGGATATAGAAGGAAACGTTGATGTATCTGTATTCGTAGATATCGGTACAAAAGACGAAGAGATGAAAAAGCTAGAAAAAGAATTGAATGACTTAGATCATGTTAAAAAAGTTGAATTTTCAAGCAAAGAACAGGAATTGAAAAAAATCCAAAACGAAATGGGTGATTCCTGGAAATTGTTTGAAGGTGACAATAACCCGTTATATGATGTGTATGTAGTAAGTGCTACTGATCCTTCTTATACAAAACAAGTAGCAGAAGAAGCAGCAGATTTGAAGAATGTTTCTCGTTCTGATTACGGTGGAGCTTCCTCAGATCGGATTTTCCAAATCGCTGGTGCAGTTCGGACATGGGGATTAGTTGCAGCGGCATTGCTGCTGTTCGTAGCGATGTTTCTCATTTCGAACACGATTCGGATCACGATTTTGTCTAGACAGCGTGAAATTCAAATCATGCGTTTAGTCGGTGCAAAAAATGGATATATTCGCTGGCCGTTTTTCCTTGAAGGTGGCTGGATCGGTCTGATCGGTGCGATTCTTCCGATTTTGATCATCACATTTGGTTATGCATGGTTTTTCCAATTGATCAATCCATCATTATTACGTTCCCATTATTCATTGATTCATCCACAAAATATCGTTTGGAAAATCAATCTTTTAATGGTCGGCATTGGTGTGATCATTGGTTCACTTGGCTCGATCATTTCTATGAGACGTTTCTTGAAATTCTAA
- the cls gene encoding cardiolipin synthase, with translation MKIIVDNFFTILLIMNILLSFIIVFRERKETAQTWAWLLVLMFIPVVGFILYIFLGRGISKEKIFDLKIQGKIGKNLEIEEDKQALMRGLYPHPPTGQVDVKQLIYMLTVFESTLYTTKNEITLFTDGREKFDALIEDIKQAEDHIHFQYYIYRSDALGEEVRDALTEAARRGVKVRVLLDAWGSTQVSSSFFQNLKKAGGEVAFFFPLFVPYINPRINYRNHRKIVVIDGKIGYTGGFNVGNEYLGLVKKFGYWRDNHLRIYGEAVYTLQNRFLMDWNSQHTKEVGYSPKFFPSIHTTGDIAVQIVTSGPDTEHEQIKMTYLKMISLAKREILIQTPYYIPDGSIHEALKLALLSGVKVHIQIPNKPDHLLVYWATYSFAAELIEYGARIETYENGFIHAKTMIIDGGIVSVGSANIDVRSFRLDFEVNTLVYDERMASRVRKAFFEDSKISTHLTKEMYENRGIIIKMKEGLARLISPLL, from the coding sequence GTGAAAATTATCGTTGACAATTTTTTTACGATCCTTTTGATTATGAATATTTTGCTTTCCTTTATCATCGTTTTTCGAGAAAGAAAGGAAACTGCTCAAACATGGGCATGGCTGCTCGTTTTGATGTTCATTCCAGTTGTAGGATTTATTTTATATATTTTTTTAGGAAGAGGGATTTCCAAAGAGAAAATCTTTGATTTGAAGATCCAAGGGAAAATCGGTAAGAACCTGGAAATTGAAGAAGACAAACAGGCATTGATGCGAGGGCTTTATCCTCATCCGCCTACTGGACAAGTAGATGTGAAACAATTGATCTATATGCTCACGGTATTTGAAAGTACGCTCTATACGACTAAAAATGAAATCACTTTATTTACAGATGGTCGTGAAAAATTCGATGCGCTGATTGAAGATATCAAGCAGGCAGAAGACCATATCCACTTCCAGTATTATATTTATCGCAGTGATGCATTAGGTGAAGAAGTTCGAGATGCATTGACAGAGGCGGCAAGACGAGGGGTAAAAGTCAGAGTCCTTCTTGATGCATGGGGTTCCACACAAGTTTCTTCCAGCTTTTTTCAGAATTTGAAAAAAGCAGGCGGAGAAGTCGCATTTTTCTTTCCTCTATTTGTTCCGTATATTAATCCTCGGATCAATTATCGCAATCATCGTAAAATCGTAGTTATTGATGGGAAAATCGGATATACAGGTGGGTTCAATGTTGGAAATGAATATCTAGGATTGGTAAAGAAATTTGGTTATTGGCGAGACAATCATTTGCGTATTTACGGAGAAGCGGTGTATACCTTGCAAAACCGTTTTTTGATGGACTGGAATTCTCAGCATACAAAAGAAGTAGGCTATTCTCCCAAATTTTTTCCGTCCATTCACACTACTGGTGATATAGCTGTTCAAATCGTGACAAGCGGACCAGATACCGAACATGAACAAATCAAAATGACTTATTTGAAAATGATTTCGTTAGCCAAACGGGAGATATTGATCCAAACGCCTTATTACATACCGGATGGATCGATTCATGAAGCACTGAAGTTGGCTCTTCTTTCAGGCGTAAAAGTTCATATCCAAATACCTAACAAACCAGATCATCTTCTCGTTTACTGGGCAACGTATTCTTTCGCTGCAGAGCTGATCGAGTATGGAGCAAGGATCGAAACATATGAGAATGGATTTATTCATGCAAAGACGATGATTATCGATGGTGGCATTGTTTCAGTTGGCTCAGCAAATATCGATGTTCGTTCATTTCGCTTGGACTTTGAGGTCAATACACTGGTTTATGATGAACGAATGGCTTCACGTGTAAGAAAAGCTTTTTTTGAAGACTCGAAAATTTCTACGCATCTCACAAAAGAAATGTATGAAAACCGAGGAATAATCATCAAGATGAAAGAAGGATTAGCAAGATTGATTTCGCCGCTCCTTTAA